The Bdellovibrio sp. NC01 genome includes the window AAAGTCTGTGCGGGTGCCTGCACTGTCACTAACAAAAAGAACAGAACTCCGATCACAAACATCAGCCTGTGAAGGGCTTTAGCCTTAGACATTTTTTACCTCTAAAAAGAGGCCGATTTCTACGCCTGGTGACGTTTCTGGTCAAAGGGATTTGAGTTTTTACAATGGTAGCTTGCTTAGCCCTGTTTTAAAGTGAAAAGGCTTTGAATTTTATTCCATTTTTCGCAGGGAGGAGCCTCGATCTTCAAGGGTTCCAAAGTCCACGGATGGATCAATTCCATTTTAATCGCTTTCAGGCACAACCCCTCAATACCCAGTTCATTTCTGAAGAATCGGTTGTGGTGGGAGTCGCCATGATAAGCATCGCCCAAAAGAGGATGTGAAATACGATTAAAGTGACGACGAATCTGATGATAACGACCTGTGTGAGGATAAGCTTCTACCCACGAGTAGCGCGCGGTGGGAAATTTTTTGCCGACAGCGACGGGAAACTCAATGGTGCTAAGACGCTTATAAGACGTTTTTGCGTCGACAAGGGCGCCGGTTGAATCCAGTTCCAGTTGCACGTCGATAGATCCCTCTGCCGGGACATAGCCGCGAACGACAGCGTGATAAGTTTTTTGTGGAGCACGCTCTTGAAACATCTTACCGAATTTTGAAGCAGCTTCCGAAGACAAAGCGAATAACAACACGCCACTTGTCGCAGCATCAAGACGATGCACGGGATACACGTGCTTCTTCATCATGTTGCGCACTTGATATAAACAGATTTTGTCGCGGGGAATTTTGAACTGTGAATCCTCAGGCGGATGAACATGATAGCCAGACGGCTTATTAATCGCGATAAAATGTTCATCTTGGTAAATCAATTCCATCGGAGTAGCTTATAACGAAGCACCTGCCGAAAGTCCAAGTCAAAATGTGTTCATTCACAGCTAGCCCTTGGGAAATTTGTATTCATGAAACCGTAGAGTGATTCTAATCCTGAGCCAGGAGGCCCTATGAGACCCAAAAGAATTCTGACGGTATTAACAAGCACCGATCGCCTCGGGGATAGCGGGCACACAACCGGAGCATATCTTTCCGAAATCACTCATCCTTATGACGAATTTTCACGTGCCGGTTATCAAGTGGACATGATCAGTTCACGCGGTGGCAAGGTGCCGTTAGATGGTGTGAAAATGGATGATCCCATCAATGCGACGTGGATGAATGATGAAGAGTTTCTTGCAAAAATTGAAGACACTTTGCAGCCGTGGCAAGTGAGTGGTGATGACTATTGCGCGATTTACTTCGCCGGTGGGCACGGGGCGATGTTCGACTTTCCTGATAATTTAAGTCTGCAAAAACTGGCTTCGCAAATTTTTGAAAATGACGGTGTGGTCGGAGCCGTCTGCCATGGGCCTGCGGGTC containing:
- a CDS encoding type 1 glutamine amidotransferase domain-containing protein, which produces MRPKRILTVLTSTDRLGDSGHTTGAYLSEITHPYDEFSRAGYQVDMISSRGGKVPLDGVKMDDPINATWMNDEEFLAKIEDTLQPWQVSGDDYCAIYFAGGHGAMFDFPDNLSLQKLASQIFENDGVVGAVCHGPAGLVNVRLSDGSYLVRGHEMSCFTNEEERAVGFESVVPFLLESRLNERGASVVVAPSFTDNVIKSGRLVTGQNPASAAGVGKGIVEVLDFVSRGRIVPEQNWCEWHAR
- a CDS encoding pseudouridine synthase; translated protein: MELIYQDEHFIAINKPSGYHVHPPEDSQFKIPRDKICLYQVRNMMKKHVYPVHRLDAATSGVLLFALSSEAASKFGKMFQERAPQKTYHAVVRGYVPAEGSIDVQLELDSTGALVDAKTSYKRLSTIEFPVAVGKKFPTARYSWVEAYPHTGRYHQIRRHFNRISHPLLGDAYHGDSHHNRFFRNELGIEGLCLKAIKMELIHPWTLEPLKIEAPPCEKWNKIQSLFTLKQG